The following coding sequences lie in one Paracidovorax avenae genomic window:
- a CDS encoding LysR family transcriptional regulator, with amino-acid sequence MELRHIRYFLAVAEEGNFTRAAARLGIGQPPLSLQIRDLEAEVGAPLFHRVPHGAELTEAGRAFLDRVQPLPVQAAQALQAARRAARGETGQLQLGFTGTAAFNPLVPACIRAFRHAFPQVELRLVEANSVALATALLEGRLDAAVLRPSPSDPAALAVQPLVDEPLVAALPADHACARGRGGLALQALRDDPFILTPRAVGISLHDAVLDACRAAGFEPAQGQPAPQIASILSLVSAEVGVSLVPACMRQLSVRGVAFRTLRAPAPRVGLAVAHRAARPPQPALQFAAIARRVAAGPGRPE; translated from the coding sequence ATGGAATTGCGACACATCCGCTACTTTCTCGCCGTGGCCGAGGAAGGCAACTTCACCCGGGCCGCGGCACGCCTGGGCATCGGGCAGCCCCCGCTGAGCCTGCAGATCCGCGACCTGGAAGCCGAGGTCGGCGCCCCGCTCTTCCACCGTGTTCCCCATGGCGCCGAGCTGACGGAGGCCGGCAGGGCGTTCCTGGACAGGGTGCAGCCACTGCCGGTGCAGGCCGCCCAGGCATTGCAGGCAGCCCGGCGGGCGGCCCGCGGCGAAACCGGTCAACTGCAGCTGGGCTTCACCGGAACCGCGGCATTCAATCCCCTGGTTCCGGCCTGCATCCGGGCGTTCCGCCATGCCTTCCCCCAGGTGGAGCTGCGCCTGGTGGAAGCGAATTCGGTGGCGCTCGCCACCGCACTGCTGGAAGGCCGCCTCGATGCCGCCGTGCTGCGCCCTTCCCCCTCCGATCCGGCCGCGCTCGCGGTGCAACCGCTGGTGGACGAGCCGCTCGTGGCCGCATTGCCTGCCGACCACGCCTGTGCCCGCGGGCGCGGCGGACTGGCACTGCAGGCATTGCGGGACGACCCGTTCATCCTCACCCCGCGCGCGGTGGGCATCAGCCTGCACGACGCCGTGCTGGACGCCTGCCGCGCCGCCGGCTTCGAACCCGCGCAGGGCCAGCCCGCGCCGCAGATCGCATCCATCCTGTCGCTGGTGTCAGCGGAAGTGGGGGTTTCGCTGGTGCCCGCCTGCATGCGCCAGCTCAGCGTGCGCGGCGTGGCCTTCCGCACGCTGCGCGCTCCCGCGCCGCGCGTGGGCCTGGCCGTGGCGCACCGTGCCGCGCGGCCGCCGCAGCCGGCCCTGCAGTTCGCGGCCATCGCCCGGCGTGTGGCGGCAGGGCCGGGGCGCCCGGAATGA
- a CDS encoding MFS transporter has product MASSSASSAASSSLPQGSAPGSDWVRRGTPEYRRAGLAMFLLGLASFSLIYSVQPLLPAFASGFGVSPAESSLALSLTTGWLAFAIVLAGAFSQALGRRGLMCASMALAALLQIGAALAPTWHGLLVARALEGLVLGGVPAVAMAWLAEEIEPAALARTMGLYVGGTAFGGMVGRVGMGLVTEFTSWRLALGGLGLLCLAAAAGFLRLLPPSRRFVRRPGINARFHLRAWAGHLRNPGLLRIYAIGFLLTSVFVTVFNYATFRVSGAPYHLGQTQASLIFLAFGFGIVSSSVAGALADRFGRHRLLAAGFALMLAGVGLTLFAPLAAVVAGIALVTTGFFIGHAVASGSVGPQAGEAKGHAASLYLLFYYLGSSVTGSVGGWFWQHGGWPAVAGLTGGIALAGLAAAAALGRAATVRPTAWAHG; this is encoded by the coding sequence ATGGCTTCCTCCTCCGCTTCTTCCGCTGCGTCCTCCTCCCTCCCGCAAGGCAGCGCGCCGGGATCCGACTGGGTGCGCCGCGGCACGCCGGAGTACCGCCGCGCCGGCCTGGCGATGTTCCTGCTCGGCCTGGCCAGCTTTTCACTGATCTATTCGGTGCAGCCTCTGCTGCCGGCGTTCGCGTCGGGTTTCGGCGTGAGCCCGGCGGAGAGTTCGCTCGCGCTGTCGCTCACCACGGGCTGGCTGGCCTTCGCCATCGTGCTGGCTGGCGCGTTCTCGCAGGCCCTGGGGCGCCGCGGGCTGATGTGCGCATCCATGGCGCTCGCGGCGCTGCTGCAGATCGGCGCGGCCCTCGCGCCCACGTGGCACGGCCTGCTCGTGGCCCGGGCGCTGGAAGGGCTGGTGCTGGGCGGCGTGCCCGCCGTGGCCATGGCCTGGCTGGCCGAGGAGATCGAGCCCGCGGCCCTTGCACGCACCATGGGCCTCTATGTGGGCGGCACGGCTTTCGGCGGCATGGTGGGCCGCGTGGGCATGGGGCTGGTCACCGAGTTCACCTCGTGGCGCCTGGCGCTCGGCGGGCTCGGCCTGCTGTGCCTGGCCGCGGCGGCAGGCTTCCTGCGGCTGCTTCCGCCGTCGCGTCGCTTCGTGCGCCGGCCCGGCATCAACGCGCGGTTCCACCTGCGCGCCTGGGCCGGGCACTTGCGCAATCCGGGGCTGCTGCGCATCTATGCCATCGGCTTCCTGCTCACCAGCGTCTTCGTCACGGTGTTCAACTACGCCACCTTCCGGGTGTCTGGCGCGCCCTACCACCTGGGCCAGACGCAGGCCAGCCTGATCTTCCTGGCCTTCGGTTTCGGCATCGTGTCCTCGTCGGTCGCAGGCGCCCTGGCCGACCGTTTCGGCCGCCACCGGCTGCTGGCCGCCGGGTTTGCCCTCATGCTCGCGGGCGTGGGCCTGACGCTGTTCGCGCCGCTGGCCGCCGTCGTGGCCGGCATCGCGCTGGTCACCACCGGCTTTTTCATCGGCCATGCCGTGGCGAGCGGTTCCGTCGGGCCGCAAGCGGGCGAGGCCAAGGGCCATGCGGCGTCGCTCTACCTGCTCTTCTACTACCTCGGCTCCAGCGTGACCGGCTCCGTGGGCGGCTGGTTCTGGCAGCACGGCGGCTGGCCGGCCGTGGCGGGCCTGACCGGTGGCATCGCGCTGGCGGGCCTCGCGGCTGCGGCGGCGCTGGGCAGGGCGGCCACGGTACGGCCGACGGCATGGGCCCACGGATAA